One segment of Burkholderia multivorans ATCC BAA-247 DNA contains the following:
- a CDS encoding DesA family fatty acid desaturase — MLNSLLDFLSHGLLRFSWWQVALFALAVTHVTIIGVTVYLHRCQAHRALELHPIASHFFRAWLWMTTGMLTGQWAAIHRKHHAKCETEEDPHSPQTRGIWKVFLEGAELYRAEAKNEETLRKYSHGTPNDWIERNVYSKYPILGVSLMMVIDVALFGVIGLTVWAVQMVWIPFWAAGVVNGFGHFWGYRNFNSADASTNLFPWGIVIGGEELHNNHHTFATSAKLSNKWYEFDIGWMYIRIMSAFGLAKVKKVAPTPRLNKPKTVLDQETLQAVLSNRYEVMARYGKAVKRAYRQELAHLKALGGEKYQLMRGARKWFHKDADGLDEPQKKLLPEIFANSQKLHTYFQLRQDLAAIWDRSTASREQLLAQLQDWCHRAEQSGIKALQEFAMRLRRYA; from the coding sequence TTGCTGAATTCCCTGCTCGATTTTCTTTCTCACGGGCTTCTGCGTTTTTCGTGGTGGCAGGTCGCGCTGTTCGCGCTGGCCGTCACGCACGTCACGATCATCGGCGTGACGGTCTATCTGCACCGCTGCCAGGCGCACCGCGCGCTGGAGCTGCACCCGATCGCCAGCCACTTCTTCCGCGCCTGGCTGTGGATGACGACCGGCATGCTCACCGGCCAGTGGGCGGCGATCCACCGCAAGCACCACGCGAAGTGCGAAACCGAGGAGGATCCGCACAGCCCGCAGACGCGCGGGATCTGGAAGGTGTTCCTCGAAGGCGCGGAGCTCTATCGCGCGGAAGCGAAGAACGAAGAGACGCTGCGCAAGTACAGTCACGGCACGCCGAACGACTGGATCGAGCGCAACGTCTATTCGAAATACCCGATCCTCGGCGTGAGCCTGATGATGGTGATCGACGTCGCGCTGTTCGGCGTGATCGGCCTCACCGTGTGGGCCGTGCAGATGGTCTGGATTCCGTTCTGGGCGGCCGGTGTCGTCAACGGTTTCGGCCACTTCTGGGGCTATCGCAACTTCAATTCGGCCGACGCGAGCACGAACCTCTTTCCGTGGGGCATCGTGATCGGCGGCGAAGAGCTGCACAACAATCACCACACGTTCGCGACGTCCGCGAAGCTGTCGAACAAGTGGTACGAATTCGACATCGGCTGGATGTATATCCGCATCATGTCGGCGTTCGGCCTCGCGAAGGTGAAGAAGGTCGCACCGACGCCGCGCCTGAACAAGCCGAAGACGGTGCTCGACCAGGAAACGCTGCAAGCCGTGCTGTCGAACCGCTACGAAGTGATGGCGCGTTACGGCAAGGCCGTGAAGCGTGCGTATCGTCAGGAGCTTGCCCATCTGAAGGCGCTCGGCGGCGAGAAGTATCAGCTGATGCGCGGTGCGCGCAAGTGGTTCCACAAGGACGCCGACGGGCTCGACGAGCCGCAGAAGAAGCTGCTGCCCGAGATCTTCGCGAACAGCCAGAAGCTGCACACGTATTTCCAGCTGCGCCAGGATCTGGCCGCGATCTGGGATCGTTCGACCGCGTCGCGCGAACAGCTTCTCGCACAATTGCAAGATTGGTGTCATCGCGCCGAACAAAGCGGCATCAAGGCATTGCAGGAATTTGCGATGCGCCTGCGCCGCTACGCCTGA
- the nadC gene encoding carboxylating nicotinate-nucleotide diphosphorylase: protein MTSAVSPLYDAIRAQYGAAFDDAIARNVADAIAEDVGPGDQTGRLVPADERRRARIIVREEAVLCGVPWFDAVVAQIDPSIAVQWRYREGDRMTADSIVCELEGPARALLTAERNALNFLQLLSGVATATRRYVDRIEGTRAKILDTRKTLPGLRLAQKYAVRVGGGENQRLALYDGILIKENHIAAAGGVGEALDAAFALNAGVPVQIEVETLAQLDTALAHGAQSVLLDNFTLDMMREAVRVAAGKAVLEVSGGVNFDTVRTFAETGVDRISIGALTKDVRATDYSMRIVA from the coding sequence ATGACGAGCGCCGTTTCTCCGCTTTACGACGCGATCCGCGCGCAATACGGCGCGGCCTTCGACGACGCGATCGCGCGCAACGTCGCCGACGCAATTGCCGAAGACGTCGGCCCCGGCGATCAGACCGGGCGGCTCGTGCCGGCCGACGAGCGGCGTCGTGCGCGCATCATCGTGCGCGAGGAGGCCGTGCTGTGCGGCGTGCCGTGGTTCGACGCGGTGGTCGCGCAGATCGATCCGTCGATCGCCGTGCAGTGGCGCTACCGCGAAGGCGACCGGATGACGGCCGACTCGATCGTCTGCGAACTCGAAGGGCCGGCGCGCGCGCTGCTGACCGCCGAGCGCAATGCGCTGAATTTCCTGCAGCTGCTCTCGGGTGTCGCAACGGCGACGCGCCGCTACGTCGATCGCATCGAAGGCACGCGCGCGAAGATTCTCGATACGCGCAAGACCTTGCCGGGGCTGCGGCTCGCGCAGAAATACGCGGTGCGCGTCGGCGGCGGCGAGAACCAGCGTCTTGCGCTGTACGACGGCATTCTGATCAAGGAAAACCACATTGCGGCCGCAGGCGGCGTCGGCGAGGCGCTCGATGCGGCATTCGCGCTGAACGCGGGCGTGCCCGTGCAGATCGAGGTCGAGACGCTCGCGCAGCTCGACACGGCGCTCGCGCACGGCGCGCAGTCGGTGCTGCTCGACAACTTCACGCTCGACATGATGCGCGAAGCGGTGCGCGTAGCGGCCGGCAAGGCGGTGCTCGAAGTCTCGGGCGGCGTCAATTTCGACACGGTGCGCACGTTCGCCGAAACCGGCGTCGACCGCATCTCGATCGGCGCGCTGACGAAGGACGTGCGCGCGACCGATTATTCGATGCGCATCGTCGCCTGA
- a CDS encoding mechanosensitive ion channel family protein, which yields MENRLLSHRLASVIRDFNEPVMIWQAAILVGALAFAWVAARFMHGRIDARRRAAGRLPGAGAQSLKRALFPLFGGLFVLAAQLAFEPFMSTSLLSLALVPLFGIGLIYVLFFFARRVFARDGHSHAWLSIVEKLVSVIVWAAMVLTVLGIQRDVLDWLDSVQFRVANAHLTLLSLISGALWVCVTLMVAMWLGSVLEDRLARASTLDANLRVVLSRVGRALLVFAAVLIGLSLVGIDVTVLGVFGGAVGVGLGFGLQKIASNYVSGFIILLDRSLRLGDAISVGGLQGVVTQIRTRYTVVRGLDGNETLIPNEKLITDVVQNQSSYLTRGYAKLAVQVAYTNDVEQALALLAEAARGVPRVLDEPAPTPYLVGFGADGIDLELGFWIADAATGTGSVRSNVNRNIWRLFHEHGISIPYPQREVRVIGLPDALGGTVRAANEPPVDGRAADAAPASSAQQPAA from the coding sequence ATGGAGAACCGACTGCTGTCGCACCGGCTTGCGTCGGTGATCCGCGACTTCAACGAGCCGGTCATGATCTGGCAGGCAGCGATTCTCGTCGGCGCGCTTGCGTTTGCCTGGGTCGCCGCGCGCTTCATGCACGGCCGGATCGACGCACGCCGGCGGGCGGCCGGCCGCCTGCCGGGCGCGGGCGCGCAAAGCCTGAAACGCGCGCTCTTTCCGCTGTTCGGCGGGCTGTTCGTGCTGGCCGCGCAGCTGGCGTTCGAGCCGTTCATGTCGACATCGCTGTTGTCGCTCGCGCTGGTGCCGCTGTTCGGCATCGGGCTCATCTACGTGCTGTTTTTCTTCGCGCGGCGCGTGTTCGCGCGCGACGGCCACTCGCATGCGTGGCTCTCGATCGTCGAGAAGCTCGTGTCGGTGATCGTGTGGGCCGCGATGGTGCTGACCGTGCTCGGCATCCAGCGCGACGTGCTCGACTGGCTCGACAGCGTGCAGTTCCGCGTCGCGAACGCGCACCTGACGCTGCTGTCGCTGATCTCCGGCGCGCTGTGGGTCTGCGTGACGCTGATGGTTGCGATGTGGCTCGGCTCGGTGCTCGAGGACCGGCTCGCGCGCGCGAGCACGCTCGATGCGAACCTGCGTGTCGTGCTCTCGCGCGTCGGCCGCGCGCTGCTCGTGTTCGCGGCGGTGCTGATCGGGCTGTCGCTGGTCGGCATCGATGTCACGGTGCTCGGCGTGTTCGGCGGCGCGGTCGGCGTCGGCCTCGGCTTCGGGTTGCAGAAGATCGCGAGCAACTACGTGTCGGGCTTCATCATCCTGCTGGACCGCTCGCTGCGGCTCGGCGACGCGATCAGCGTCGGCGGGCTGCAGGGCGTCGTCACGCAGATCCGCACGCGCTACACGGTCGTACGCGGCCTCGACGGCAACGAGACGCTGATTCCGAACGAGAAGCTGATCACCGACGTCGTGCAGAACCAGTCGTCGTACCTGACGCGCGGCTATGCGAAGCTCGCGGTGCAGGTCGCGTACACGAACGACGTCGAGCAGGCACTCGCGTTGCTTGCCGAGGCCGCGCGCGGCGTGCCGCGCGTGCTCGACGAGCCGGCGCCCACGCCGTATCTCGTCGGCTTCGGCGCCGACGGGATCGACCTGGAGCTCGGCTTCTGGATCGCGGACGCGGCGACGGGCACCGGCAGCGTGCGCTCGAACGTGAACCGGAACATCTGGCGGCTGTTTCATGAGCACGGGATCTCGATTCCGTACCCGCAGCGCGAGGTGCGCGTGATCGGGCTGCCCGACGCGCTGGGCGGCACGGTGCGGGCGGCCAACGAGCCTCCCGTGGACGGCCGTGCGGCCGACGCGGCGCCCGCGTCGAGCGCGCAGCAGCCGGCCGCGTGA
- the nadA gene encoding quinolinate synthase NadA — MQSTIKSVEYDRPLAAGATCGVGQAWAKVPETPSAEERAALKARIKALLVREKAVLVAHYYVDAELQELADETGGCVADSLEMARFGRDHDAQTLVVAGVRFMGETAKILSPHKRILMPDLDATCSLDLGCPVDEFSAFCDAHPDRTVVVYANTSAAVKARADWMVTSSIGLEIVADLHARGEKIIWAPDRHLGSYIQKKTGADMLMWQGSCLVHDEFKGIELDLLRAEYPDAKVLVHPESPESVVAQADVVGSTTQLIDAAVKFDATRFIVATDLGILHKMQLAAPGKTFIAAPTAGNSATCKSCAHCPWMAMNGLANLADVLERGHNEIFVDPAIGERARLPIDRMLAFAAAHKKRVQASGDLQRDQPLFANVGAA, encoded by the coding sequence ATGCAATCGACGATCAAGTCCGTCGAATACGATCGGCCGCTCGCGGCAGGCGCCACGTGCGGCGTCGGGCAGGCGTGGGCGAAGGTGCCCGAGACGCCGTCCGCGGAGGAGCGTGCGGCGCTCAAAGCGCGCATCAAGGCGTTGCTCGTGCGTGAAAAGGCCGTGCTCGTCGCGCATTACTATGTCGACGCCGAATTGCAGGAGCTGGCCGACGAAACCGGCGGCTGCGTCGCCGATTCGCTCGAGATGGCGCGCTTCGGCCGCGATCACGATGCGCAGACGCTCGTCGTCGCCGGCGTGCGCTTCATGGGCGAAACGGCCAAGATCCTGAGCCCGCACAAGCGCATCCTGATGCCCGATCTCGACGCGACCTGTTCGCTCGATCTCGGTTGCCCCGTCGACGAGTTCTCCGCGTTCTGCGATGCGCATCCCGATCGCACCGTCGTCGTCTACGCGAACACGAGCGCAGCCGTGAAGGCGCGCGCGGACTGGATGGTCACATCCTCGATCGGTCTCGAGATCGTCGCCGATCTGCACGCGCGCGGCGAGAAGATCATCTGGGCGCCGGATCGCCATCTCGGCAGCTATATTCAGAAGAAAACCGGCGCGGACATGCTGATGTGGCAGGGCTCCTGTCTCGTTCACGACGAATTCAAGGGCATCGAGCTCGACCTGCTGCGCGCCGAATATCCGGACGCGAAGGTGCTCGTGCATCCGGAATCGCCGGAGAGCGTCGTCGCGCAGGCCGACGTCGTCGGCTCGACCACGCAGCTGATCGACGCGGCCGTGAAGTTCGACGCGACGCGTTTCATCGTCGCGACCGATCTCGGCATCCTGCACAAGATGCAGCTCGCGGCGCCCGGCAAGACCTTCATCGCCGCACCGACGGCCGGCAACAGCGCGACCTGCAAGAGCTGCGCGCATTGCCCGTGGATGGCGATGAACGGCCTCGCGAATCTCGCCGACGTGCTCGAACGCGGCCACAACGAAATCTTCGTCGATCCGGCGATCGGCGAACGCGCGCGTCTGCCGATCGACCGCATGCTCGCGTTCGCGGCCGCGCACAAGAAGCGCGTGCAGGCGAGCGGCGATCTGCAGCGCGACCAGCCACTGTTTGCGAACGTGGGGGCGGCATGA